A genomic region of Chloroflexota bacterium contains the following coding sequences:
- a CDS encoding DUF554 domain-containing protein — translation MDLSLWAKLNGTLINVATVALGTGLGLALRGRLPERMQTVIMQALGLVTIFIGLSMAGSMNKAGATLQSTAQATQPIVVDGVVIGLVGLVVGGLLGEWWRVEERLAALGDWLKAKFNGSGRFTEGFVAASLLFCIGPMTLIGSINNGLIGDSQLLIIKAALDGLAAIALASSFGIGVGFSILIILIYQGGVALAAGALATILPNPAVDPRVLIITGVGGLMVVGVGINLLDLTKIRVASLLPALLMAPLFHWLISLL, via the coding sequence ATGGATCTGAGTCTGTGGGCGAAACTCAATGGAACGTTGATCAATGTGGCGACCGTGGCACTTGGCACAGGCTTAGGCTTAGCGTTGCGTGGGCGTTTACCCGAACGCATGCAAACAGTCATTATGCAGGCGCTAGGCTTGGTGACGATCTTTATTGGCTTATCGATGGCTGGCAGCATGAACAAGGCTGGAGCAACCTTACAAAGCACAGCCCAAGCAACTCAGCCAATTGTGGTCGATGGAGTGGTGATTGGCTTGGTTGGTTTGGTGGTTGGTGGTTTGTTGGGGGAGTGGTGGCGAGTCGAGGAGCGTTTGGCTGCATTAGGAGATTGGCTCAAAGCCAAATTTAATGGGAGTGGACGCTTTACCGAGGGCTTTGTAGCAGCTTCATTACTGTTTTGTATTGGCCCGATGACCTTGATTGGTAGCATCAACAATGGCTTGATCGGCGATTCACAGCTGCTGATCATCAAAGCGGCGCTTGATGGCTTGGCGGCAATTGCCTTGGCTAGCAGCTTTGGGATTGGCGTGGGCTTTTCGATTCTGATTATTTTAATCTATCAAGGTGGGGTCGCGCTGGCGGCTGGCGCTTTAGCCACCATTTTGCCCAATCCAGCGGTCGATCCACGAGTGTTGATCATTACGGGAGTTGGGGGCTTGATGGTAGTTGGCGTGGGCATCAATCTGCTTGATCTGACCAAAATTCGCGTAGCTTCATTGTTACCTGCCTTGCTAATGGCTCCGCTGTTTCATTGGCTGATTAGTTTGCTTTAG